GCTCACCGCCGTCCAGCGCGCCCCCGGCGCCATCCTCGATTTCGACGCGACGCGCGTCCTGTTCATCGATCACGCGCTCCAGATCGGCGTCGTCGATCGCATGACGCAGCAGGTGACGTGGCTCGGGGAGCTCCGGCTCCACCATGATTGGATGCACAAGCCTGGTTACGGGGCGCTCACGCCGTCCGGCGTCGCCATGCAAGCGTGGTACGGATACGTCTTCATGTGGAAGGACGGCGCGCTGGACCGGACGCCCAGGCAGGGCCGCCTCGACGCGGTGAACGGCGATACGCTCCTGTGGACGAGGGCCGACGACGACGAGGCCATCGTGCACACGTTCTCGACAGGCATCGAGACGAGCTTGTGGCACGACCCTGGCAGCGCGTCGCCGTTCCAGGCAGACATCACGGCGTCAGGCGACGCCTACTACAGCACGCACGAAGAGCCGTGGATCCGCGGACCGGGCGAGATCCGCCTCGGGAACCATCCCGGCTACTTGCAACGGCCGATCACCGACGGGACGAACGTCGCCGGCCGGTGGTGGAGCGGATCGGTGAGCTCGAGCTACCTCTACACGGCCGACGGCGCGGAGGTGTTCCTGGGCGACTCCAGGACCGGCGATGCGGCAGGGCTGCTGCTGCACGCAGGGTATGCGGCCTACCTGAAGAGCGACGGGGCCGTCAACCAGGTATGGCTGCGGACCCCCGCGGGCGACGAGCACCAGCTGAGCAACTTCGCAGCGCCGAGCCAGTTCGATCAGCAGGAGCTGCGCATCGGGCACGACGGCATCAGCGACACCGGCGAGGTCATGTTCCTCAACAACGAGAAGCGTTACATCGGGCGGCCTGGAGTCGCCCCGGAGGAGATCAGCAGCGACCTCGGACACGGGCGCTGGTTCGACGGGGACTGGTACGTCACCCTCGGTGACACCTTGTTCAAGGTGGCGAGCGCAGAGGCGCCGGCCTTCCTCGCCCCGTTGCCGGGCGACGCGACGCTCGTCGACGCCGAGGACGAGGACGAGGACGAGGACGAGGACGAGGACGAGGACGAGGACGAGGAGCAGAGCAGAGCGGCGGTCTCCCGCTACGCGCAGAGCAGAGCGGCGGTCACCCGCACAGGAGACGGGCCCAGATCGGCGTTTTCGGCGCGCAAGCGCACTCCCGTGCGCTGAGCACCGAAAACGCCGAGGTGGGCCCGTATCCGAAGCGGGTGACCGCCGCTCTAGAGGTTGCGGATCCAGGTGCGGAGGACGGCCAACCCGGCCTCGTCCACGATCTCGGTCCCGAGGGGCGGCATCGAAGGCCAGCCCGGATCGCGTCTCCGGGCGCGATCCACCACGTCGCTGCCGTCGGGATCGCCCCGGTTGATCACCAGGCCGACGGCGGTGCGGTAGGTGGCCGTCGACTCGACGGACGCGAGCTCGCCGACCCGGAGCGTGAAATCGAACCTGCGCTCCGGGTCATAGCAGCGCGCGCCGTCGCTCTTCGGGCGGCTCCGGTTGTGGCAGTGGCTGCAGTTCGCGTGCAGCCAGCCAAGGGCATCGCGCGTCACCGCGTCTCCGGGCAGCTGGATCGGCCGGGGCGGAGGATCCGACAGCATCCCGCGGGCGACGACCTCGTCGAGGTCGACCTCGCCCCGGCTCGTGGCGAGCTGGATCGCGGAGAAGCCGAGCACGCGGCTCCTGGTCCCGCCGTGGCAGCCCATGCACTCGGCCGCCGCGGGCACGTCGTGCGGCGTCCCGCGCGCGTCCGCGGCGCCGCCGGGCGTCGCTAGCGCGTCGGTCCCGTCGGCGTTCCAGACGTAGGCGACCGAGGCCCAGTCCTCGGGGGCGGGGCCCACCTTGGCGAGCACGCGGGTCTCGACGAGCGCCCCATCCCTCCGGAACTCCTTCCACAGGCGGGTCCCGTCGGGGAACTGCCATGCATCCTGATCGCCGGTGTCGATCTGCGCGCCGGGCGGCAGCCGGATGAACCGCTGCTTCTCGGCGCCGTCGCTCCAGAGCGCGAACCCGGGCTCGTAGGCCACCACGTCGCTCGCCACCGCGCGCGCGGCGATGTCAGCGTAGAGGCCAGTCTCCGACAGCGCCGCGGGCAGCTCGGCCTGGCGCTCTGGATCGGGCGGATCGCACTCGTGGAAGTCGTCGCAGCCGGCGGCGGCGAGGCCGGCGACGGCGAGCCAGAGCAGGGCGGAACCAGCGCGGGTCGGGCGCCTCTCGCGGGTGGACATGGCCGTATCTAGACAGAGGCCATGTGCCATCTCCAGTGATGGTTCGTGATACAGAATATCACCATGGTGAATCTATCGACCATCGACCTCAACCTGCTCCACGTCCTCGCGGTCACGCTCGAGGAGCGCAGCGCGACGCGCGCCGCGCGCCGGCTGGGCGTCACGCAGTCGGCGGTCTCGAACGCGCTCGCCAGGGCCCGCGAGCTGCTCGGCGATCCGCTGCTCGTCCGCGATGGCCGCGGCATGGCGCCGACGCCGGCGGCGGACGAGCTGCTGCCGGAGCTCGCGGCGGCGATGGGCCAGCTGCGGTCGATGATCGAGCACCGGCGGGTGTTCGACCCGCGCTCGTCGACCCGGGAGCTCACGCTCGCCTGCGCCGACAACTCGCAGATCGCGGACGTGCCGCCCGTCGCGGCGGCGCTCGCGCGGGAGATGCCGCTCGCGCGGCTCCGCGTGGTGAGCATCGATTACCTGGTGGCGTCGGGGGGCATGTCCGCGGGCGGGCTCGACGCGGCGATCGGGGTGCACAAGCGCAACCCTGGGCTGCGCGTCGCGCCGCTCTACCGGGATCCGACCGTGGGGGTCGTCCGCCACGATCACCCGATCGTGGGCCAGCGTCTGACGCGGGGCTCCTTCCCGCGGCTCGGCTTCATCGACGTGCACATCCCGCTAGGCCGTCCGGGTCGTGGTCACGCCATGGTCGAGCAGGCCCTCCGCGCGCAGGGCCTGGTCCGCCGGATCGCCCTGGTGGTCCCTGGTTTCGCGGCCGCGACGATGGCGGCAGCGGCCAGCGACCTGGTGGCGTTCATGCCTCGCCGCGTCGCCGTGGCGCTCGGGTCGCACCTCCCAGTCCGGATCGTCGAGCTGCCCGTGAAGGACCTCGGGCACGAGATCTCGCTCGCGTGGCATGAGCGGACGCACAAGGACCCGGCGGCCGCCTGTTTGCGGAAGGTCATCATGGAGACCTTGCGTGCGGCTGGCGGCGGCGGCTGCGACGAGGCCCCGCAGAGGAAGCGGCAGCAGCGCCGCCACGATGGCGGGGGATCAGGCGGTCATTGACCGAAGCCATCGTCCTTCTCGGCGATGTCGTTCACGCCGTCGTTGCCCTGGCCGATCGACTGCGCGGCTGAAAAATGCTGCTGGGTGTCGCCGCGGACCGTCGCGAGCGTCCGGGGTCGTGAGGCCCGGCTGGCCTCAAGAGGGGGCGTTGACCTCGAAGTTCCAGATCGTGTAAGGACCGACGGCATCTTCGCTGGCAGCCTTGAAGAACACATGGCTCGAGTAATCCATGAACAGCGTGTGGATCGTGTTTGCCGCCAGGGATTCATAGACGAACCACTGCCCGTCGCTGATCCTGCGGTACCAGAGCTGAATGGGCATGTCCCCCACGGTGATGGTCGACATCCTGAACGGCTGCGGAAAGCGCTCGTTGGTCCCGTTCCAGACCTTGATCCACTGGTCCGCGACGTGGGACTGGAGCTTGCGCGGCTCCGCCGGCCAGTTCGGTATTCCGCACGCACCGCCGATCAGCTTCGCGGTCCCCGGCCCTTGGCCGTCGCCGGGGTCGACGAAGCCACACCCCGTGAAGCCCGGGTTGGTGAAGGACAGGTGGTAGTGACCGTACCCCGATCCGTCCTCCACGTTGATGTAATTGGTGCCCTGCTGCATGCCCTCGCAATACTGGCGATACGTCCAGCACGAGCCCTCCGCTTCCTCGCAGGGAACGAGGTAGCCGTCCGCGTACCCCGTCTCATACGTGAACGTCGCCCTCGCGTCGGCCCACATGCCGTTCAGCGCATCGAAATCGTCGAAGCCGACGAAGCAGCTCAAAGCCGCCCTGGCAGGGCTGGCCGACAGCATCGCGCCGAGCGCCATGGAGGCGGCCACCGCGCCGCGCAGCAACGTTCGAACCGTGGTGTTCATGGGTCTCTCCGGTCTCTCTTGTTCGGGTTGGTTTCTCACGGCGCGGCCATGAGCTCGTCGAGCTCGCGCAGCGCCGGCGAAAGGAAAGGCGTTCGCTCCCGCCGTTATCCCGGCTGAGGCGGCGCGACTCTGGTGCCCTGCACCGCCCGGGAGCCCCGTAGAGCAACGCGCATACCAGGAGGAAGCGCGCTTCTCTCCGCCGCCGTCTCCGCGCCGGAGCGAGTCCCTGTCCCCCGCGGGGACGCGGCGATTCCAGCCGAATGGCGCTCGTCGACGGCGCGGGAGCCCTGACCTTCGCGAGCGGCGAAGGCCACCGCGGGCCGCGCGCGTCATGCAGACGGCCGTGACATGTCACGCTTGCTCGTCACGGTGCGACCGTGACATGTCACGCTTGCTCGTCACGGTGCGACCGTGACATGTCACGCTTGCTCGTCACGGTGGGGCCGGAGGCTAGCTCGCCGAGACTGCACCGCCTCCAGCCCCCTGATCCTACCTGGCAGCTCTGCCTTCTCCCGGTTTGAGCGCGCGGTCGGCCCACGCACCGGGAATCGAAGAAGCGCGCCAAGTCGAGGTCCACGATGCGATGCTTGCGACGGAGCAGTCAGAGCTCTCCGCGCCCTGCGGCCTCGATCGACGAGAACGTGTGCCTCGCGTGCCGCCCATGCAACGAGTTCGAGGCAGGCGCCACAAGAACTTCCATGTCGATGAAGCCGCCATCCGGGATGGATGAAAGATTCCAGGCACATGCGAGCCCGCGTGGTTCTTATGCTAAATCATGTTAACAACAGTCGAAGACGGGGATGCGTGAATAGCCTCCGGTGCTAGGTCCCTCCGCAGTACCTGCCCATGGGTGGGCAGGAGGAGGAAACCACATGCACTTGCTCCAGCACGTTCAGAAGCTCCGTCGTTTCACTCCGTCCCGCTCCCTGGGCTTGCGTGCCCTGGTGGGCGTCGGCCTCCTCGCGGGGGCAGGCCTGCTGCTCCCCGAGGTGGCCTCGGCGCAGGAGGACCCCATTCCCTGCCCGTTCGACAACGTCCTCTGCCTGTTCGAGGAGGAGGGCTACGGCGGGGAAATCTTCAACGTCCGGGCGCTGAACCCGCAGGTGGGCACGTGCGTCAACCTTCCGGAGCACGGCTGGGAGGGAAGGGCACATTCTGCCTACAACACCAACGGCGCCGGCGCCGCGATCTTCCAGAACGAGAACTGCATCGGCTACCCGTACCCCGTCTACGGCGAGAGCGGCCTGAGCCCGCTGCCGTTCGTTCCCAAGAGCGTCTACGTCTTCTGACGCGATGATCGGGCGAAAGGCGATGGGCAGCGCGGCCATCGCCTGGAGGCCGGGACGAGCCGGCCGGATCACAAAAAGCAGAACCGCGCGGGCCACCAACGCGGGCTGGCGCTCGGGGATGCGCGGGGCACGAAGAGGCCCAAGAACGAGGGCGCCGCTGTCATCCCCGACGGGTGACGGGCTCTTCGGTGGGCGGGAGGGGCGTGGCGGCGCGGGGGCGCGGCGCCACGGCCGCGCTCAGTACATCAGGTTGCCCTGGCCGAGCACGAAGGTGATGTTCTGACCGAACTGGGCCCGGGCGGTCGTCACGCGCGCGGTCGCGTTCACGATGCGGTTGCGGCGCTCGACCGCCGAGCTCGCCGCGAGGCCCTGAGCGATCTCGGCGCGCGCGAGGTCGAGCTGCTGCGCCGCAGCGGGATACAGCGTCATCGGGGCCATCACCTCGATGGCGTCGTCGATCTCGACGCGGGCGAGCTCCATCAGCTTCTGCTGCACGTCGGCGCGCGTGTTCGCGAACTGGTCGACGAGCACCCGCGCGGCGTCCAGCCGTTGCTTCGCGATGTCGGCGTTGAAGGCGGCGTTCAGCGCGCGCAGGAAGCGAGCGATGGCGTTCGCGTCGAGCGGCACGAGGTTGAGCGGCGTCCCGAAGCGCTGCTCGAGCTCCTGGGCGGCGGGAGAGAAGAGGAAGGGCGTCGAGGCGTAGAACGTGACGGCGTCGGTGAGGCCCGGATCCGCCTTGTCGTTGATCTGCAGGTTGTTGTGGAAGAAGGGCGGCGTGTCCGCGGCCTCGATGAGGGGCGGCGGGTTGAAGGTGCCGTTGCCGAACGAGTTGGGGAAGCCGATGCCCGTGGCGTCGAAGTTGGGCGCCGGCAGGTCTCGCCCGCCGAAGCCGCCGTCCGCGAGGAACTCGCCCCCGAAGCTGCCCCCGTTGAGCGGCGACCCCTTGGTGCGCGTGCCGGTGTCGAAGTTGCGGTTGTTGCCGGTGTCCTGGAAGTTCGCGCCAGCGTTGTGGTGGCACAAGTTGCAGCGGCCGCGGTTCGGGTCCATGAACGCTTGCCGGCCGTCCTCCGCCTCCGCGTCGAACAGGCGAACGCTCGCCAGATCGAGCTCGTTCAGCCGGCCCAGGCTGAGCTGGAAGGCCAGGGTCACGTCCTCTTCTTCCGGTGTCGGCAACCGGAAATCGACGCCCGGCTCGCGGGCGAGGCGCTTGGGAAAGTGCTGGGTGATCGCGTCCTTGAGGAAGCCGCGCAGCGTGCCGTCGCTCGAGCCGTCCCCGCCCCAGCCGGTCCGCTCCGTGGGGGGATTGGTGGTGCCGTCCCCCGAATCCGCCCGGATGCTGGTGCTGAGCGAGAGGACGTGGTTCACCCCGCGCGAGACGAACCGGTGCGTCGGATCGGCGAAGCCGTCCACATTCTCGAGGATGGCCGCGTCGTCCAGCAGATCCGATGTCTCGAGCTCGGCGAGCTCCGGCACCTGCCGGAACACGAAGAGCGGGTCATTGGGGTTGGTTTGGTCGAGGGCTTGGATGAACGGCACGTCGAGCGTCGTGTTGTTGGCCACGGGGTGGCAGGTGCCGCAGGTGCGGCCGTTGCCCTCGAACGTCTCGTGGAAGAAGACCCCCGCGCCCGCGCAGATGTCCTGCGAGACGAGCCCGGCGACCACGCGCGGATCCTGCGCGCATTCAGCGAGCCGATCCGCCAGGGCGAGCGATTGCGAAGCTTCATCGAGGGGCTCCGGAATCTCGTCCTCTGCCTCCGAGCACCCCCCGGCGAACAGCGCCATTCCGACCCCGCACGCGAGCAGCAGCCCCATCTTCGAGCGTCCCATCGAGCTTTCTCCGTTACAGGCGCAGCGCCCGGCCGTGGCGAGCGGCCACGAGCAGGAAAGCGGCGCGTTTCATCCACTCTTCAGCTGTGGTCGCGGAGCCATTCGAGCCGCCCGGCGGTGCGGCGTGGGCCTCGTGAGCCACGCCCCGGCGGGGAAACCGCCGGAGAGGCAGCCCTCGCCGCCCGGCGCGCGAGGCCGCGCGCTGGGGGCGTCAGGCGGTGCTAGGAGCGACCGCAGGCGAGCGATGATGTAGCTGAAGAAAAATGATGTTCAACGTTCGGCGCGGCGCAGGGCTCCATTTTTAAAGATTCTTTACAAACAGGCCCGGGAGGAGGCACGCGGGGGCGCGCGCCCGTGCGGTTCCCGCTGCGTGACGCCGGCGCCGACGCTCACCGCGCTGCCAGCCGCTTCTGTTTTCGCAGAGTGAAGCCGGCCCATGACGATGGGTCCGAGCCCAAGGACAGAGAGGTCCTGTGGCTCGTGATCGAGTGGCCGGCCTGAGCGCCACTTCGCCGACTTGGATCTCGTGGTGGATGGTCAGCTCGTCGTCGAGCTCAAGGCCATTGAGGGCATTGCCCCGATCCACGTTGCGCAGCTGCTGTCGTATCTCAAGGCGGCAAGACTTCGGCTTGGCCTCTTGATCACCTTCAAAGTGGCCTTCCTCCGTACCGGTGTCAGGCGTGTGGTTCATTCCCCGTAAATTTGGCGTTCTTGGCGGTTCCTCTCTTTCCTCGACGAACCTCCCGCGGTACTGCTAGATAGATAGCCGCCCTCTGGCAGCGGTCGGCTGGACAGCGGGCGTGTGCCGGCAGGCTACGAGTCGCTCGGGTCGCGCGCCGGATCAGGGCTCGAAGCCCTGGAGCGGCGGCCCACATAGCGAAGACGGCTGAGGTCTGCGTGGAAGAAGACCCGCTGGATCTTCCCGTCGGCCACCGCGAGCAGCAGCGCTGGCGGACTCGAGCTCGTTCAGGCACAGGCGCGTGACCACCGTCGTCAGATACGCCTTCGGGGAGCTCGCCTCGACCTCGTGGCTCCCCCAGCGAAGCCACGCCTCCTGCACCATATCCTCGGCGCGCCCCATGTCGCCGAGCATGCGGTACGCGAGCGCGACGAGGTCCCGACGACACGACTCGAACTCGGCGAGCCGGCGCGCGGAGGAGCTGGTCGTCATCGGAAGGATCTCGCATCCATGAGCGCGGCGCTCAAGCTGACCGCCCCCTGGCGAGCCCCACGGTCTCCCGCGCGTGGGTGCGTTGCTCGACGCAATCGAGCATGAACGCCGCGACAGCGCGGAACGACATGACCGCGGCGCCCGCCGGGAGCGCCTCTCCCGCGCTCCGGTAGCTCTCGTCCCGATCGTCGACCAGCCGGGGCGGCCTCGCGATCGTGAAGTCGCAGCGGCTCGCCCGGACGACGGTCTCCATCGCGACGAGGTCGCGCAGGTGGTGCTTGAGGAGCCAGCGGAACACCGGACGGGCGGCGAAAACGTGGCGGAGATCGTGCAATTTGTCGGAGAGGGGGCGCCGCATCGCAGCAGGTCCAGGGACGTGGCGCCCGGCGGCGCCGCGGGTAGGGCCCCACGGCGCCGCCGACTGGCCCGCTTGCTTGTCTACATTACGCTGAGCTCATCCGTTCTTCCCAGGCACGAAGCGGAGCGACGCGAGGCGCAGCAGCTCACCAGAGCCGCCCTTTGCCCTCAGGTAGACCTCGTGGGAGCCGGTGGCGCTCACCTTGCATGTCACGGTCGTCCAGGTCTCCCAGCCGCCGGTGGCGGGGACATCGCAGGTCGCGACGCGGCGGCCGCCCGCCAGCGGGTCGAGCCATACCTCGACGGCGCCGCCCTTCGCGCTGGAGGCCTGCAGCTCGATCTCGACCGACGCCACGCCGCCGCTGCCCAGATCGACGCTGCCGTACATGGCCCAGTCGCCGTCCTCCAGGCCGCCCAGCACCGGCCCTGCCGACTGGCTCGACACAACCTCGGTGCCGGACTCCTGGTCCGGCTCCGCGGCCGCGATCGCGGTGAAGCCGTCGCGGTACGTGAACACGTCGAAGTCAGCGCTCGCGTTGCTGGCAAAGACGCCGGCCTGGCTGCCGACCCAGCCCATGTTGACGGTATCGTAGTCCTCGAGCGCGCCGATTTCGATCGGCTCGCCCACCTGGGTCCAGGTCAGGCGGTCCGTGCTGAACCAGCCGGTGGCCTCGTGGTCCTTGCCGTGCACCAGCTTCAGCCAGAGGGTGCGCTCGGCCGGCGCCGGGGCATCGAAGCTGATCTCGGTCGCGTCCACCGCTTCATAGGCGCTCTCGTCGGCGTTGAGGACGGGGACGACCGACCGGAACGAGAAGCGGATCCGGTCTTCTGCGTCCGCCCGGACACGCGCCACCGACACCTCCTGGCTGATGGGGTGCACCCACGTCGGGAACGCCGTGAGATCCTGCTCCGGGACGGCGTTGCCCAGGCGAACGCCAGCCGCGT
The DNA window shown above is from Sorangium aterium and carries:
- a CDS encoding LysR family transcriptional regulator — encoded protein: MVNLSTIDLNLLHVLAVTLEERSATRAARRLGVTQSAVSNALARARELLGDPLLVRDGRGMAPTPAADELLPELAAAMGQLRSMIEHRRVFDPRSSTRELTLACADNSQIADVPPVAAALAREMPLARLRVVSIDYLVASGGMSAGGLDAAIGVHKRNPGLRVAPLYRDPTVGVVRHDHPIVGQRLTRGSFPRLGFIDVHIPLGRPGRGHAMVEQALRAQGLVRRIALVVPGFAAATMAAAASDLVAFMPRRVAVALGSHLPVRIVELPVKDLGHEISLAWHERTHKDPAAACLRKVIMETLRAAGGGGCDEAPQRKRQQRRHDGGGSGGH
- a CDS encoding NAD(P)H-binding protein, translating into MRRPLSDKLHDLRHVFAARPVFRWLLKHHLRDLVAMETVVRASRCDFTIARPPRLVDDRDESYRSAGEALPAGAAVMSFRAVAAFMLDCVEQRTHARETVGLARGRSA
- a CDS encoding sigma factor, coding for MTTSSSARRLAEFESCRRDLVALAYRMLGDMGRAEDMVQEAWLRWGSHEVEASSPKAYLTTVVTRLCLNELESASAAARGGRREDPAGLLPRRPQPSSLCGPPLQGFEP
- a CDS encoding peptidase inhibitor family I36 protein encodes the protein MHLLQHVQKLRRFTPSRSLGLRALVGVGLLAGAGLLLPEVASAQEDPIPCPFDNVLCLFEEEGYGGEIFNVRALNPQVGTCVNLPEHGWEGRAHSAYNTNGAGAAIFQNENCIGYPYPVYGESGLSPLPFVPKSVYVF
- a CDS encoding GxxExxY protein, whose amino-acid sequence is MDLVVDGQLVVELKAIEGIAPIHVAQLLSYLKAARLRLGLLITFKVAFLRTGVRRVVHSP